Proteins co-encoded in one Aspergillus fumigatus Af293 chromosome 6, whole genome shotgun sequence genomic window:
- the cyp5 gene encoding uncharacterized protein produces the protein MSVTLHTTHGDLKVELFCEAVPQTAENFLALCACGAYNNTPFHRIFPGFMIQGGDISLGPAPGTLNTLKPMLPVNEIPKGGTSIYHPRALNQEIHLPALRHNARGILSMASRPVKDRTAPGSQGATGATVNGSQFFITFAAAPHLDGASTVFGKVLNLSPQDEGGDVLSKLEKAKLKVDKKGRVTQPKEGEEGGYEAIGINSVTIHANPFAK, from the exons ATGTCTGTCACT CTTCATACCACCCATGGAGATCTCAAGGTCGAGCTCTTTTGCGAGGCCGTGCCTCAGACAGCCGAA AACTTTCTCGCCCTCTGCGCGTGCGGCGCATACAACAATACCCCCTTCCACCGTATCTTCCCCGGCTTCATGATTCAAGGCGGCGATATTTCGCTCGGGCCAGCACCTGGAACATTAAATACACTAAAACCCATGCTACCCGTCAACGAAATCCCCAAGGGTGGCACCTCAATCTACCACCCTCGTGCACTGAATCAGGAGATCCACCTGCCAGCCCTCCGTCACAATGCGCGCGGAATTTTGTCAATGGCATCGAGACCAGTCAAAGACCGGACAGCACCGGGATCACAAGGTGCGACGGGTGCAACGGTCAATGGGAGtcagttcttcatcaccttcgCTGCGGCTCCCCATTTGGACGGGGCGAGTACTGTGTTTGGGAAGGTTCTGAACCTGAGTCCGCAGGATGAGGGAGGCGATGTCCTGAGtaagctggagaaggcgaaacTAAAAGTGGACAAGAAGGGGAGAGTGACTCAGCCGAAAgaaggggaggaaggggGATATGAAGCGATTGGTATCAACAGCGTGACGATCCATGCCAACCCGTTTGCGAAGTGA
- the zpr1 gene encoding zinc finger-containing protein ZPR1, whose product MSTEGESAAPQGNVVVESQFQKPGDLVERNDDTGVMSVESLCMNCHENGVTRLLLLRVPFFRDIILESFECEHCGHRDNSVKSAGQIQEKGTKYTLDVENEEDFQRQVIRSDVSIFRVESLGIEMPKGESQLTTVEGVIQRIYENLSSDQPLRKEQAPELHDALVPIIEKLEKILKREGFPFTISLDDPTGNSWIAPNTQDKTNKYRRRDYPRTHEQNEELGIAADPEAQKNEGINVEGEIDDSEIVEGQVYSLPAECPGCTKACFVNMKKVNIPYFKEVFIWGTVCDHCGYRTSEVKTGGEVPEKGKRITLRVENEVDLSRDILKSDTCALHSEELEVTVQPGTLGGRFTTVEGLLTEIRDQLHGQIFDVDDTTNSGGDSMAASDKEKWERFFSRLNDAISGKMKFVITLEDPMANSYVQDLCAPAPDPQITTEEYTRTEEEEEELGLKDMKVEGYEQEQKEEKPAEEADERKS is encoded by the exons ATGTCAACGGAAGGAGAAAGCGCTGCCCCTCAGGGCAATGTTGTGGTTGAGTCGCAATTTCAGAAACCCGGCGACTTGGTGGAGAGAAATGACGATACCGGTGTTATGTCAGTGGAGAGTCTCTGCATGAACTGCCATGAAAAT GGTGTCACCAgacttctcctcctccgagtACCTTTCTTCcgcgacatcatcctcgaatCTTTCGAATGCGAACACTGTGGTCACCGAGACAACTCTGTCAAATCCGCAGGTCAGATCCAAGAGAAGGGAACGAAATACACGCTAGACGTTGAGAACGAGGAAGATTTCCAGCGCCAAGTCATTCGAAGCGATGTCTCGATTTTCAGAGTCGAATCGCTCGGTATTGAGATGCCCAAGGGCGAAAGCCAGCTGACCACAGTGGAGGGAGTTATTCAGCGCATCTACGAGAACCTGTCCAGCGACCAGCCATTGCGCAAAGAGCAAGCGCCCGAGCTGCACGATGCGCTCGTGCCCAtcattgagaagctggagaagattcTGAAGCGCGAGGGCTTCCCTTTCACCATCTCGCTCGATGATCCTACCGGTAACTCATGGATTGCGCCCAATACACAGGACAAGACAAACAAGTATAGACGCCGCGACTACCCCCGTACACACGAGCAGAACGAAGAGCTCGGCATTGCTGCCGACCCAGAGGCCCAGAAGAATGAAGGCATCAACGTGGAGGGCGAGATTGACGACTCAGAAATCGTCGAAGGGCAGGTTTACAGTCTGCCCGCGGAGTGCCCCGGCTGCACAAAGGCATGCTTTGTCAACATGAAGAAAGTCAACATTCCCTACTTCAAGGAGGTCTTCATCTGGGGTACAGTTTGCGACCACTGCGGCTACCGCACTAGCGAGGTCAAAACCGGTGGTGAGGTTCCGGAGAAGGGCAAGCGTATTACCCTGCGTGTCGAGAACGAGGTTGATCTGTCGCGTGATATCCTCAAGTCCGACACCTGCGCGCTCCATAGTGAAGAGCTCGAAGTGACTGTGCAGCCCGGTACCCTTGGCGGCCGCTTCACCACCGTTGAGGGTCTGCTCACGGAAATTCGCGATCAGTTACACGGCCAGatcttcgatgtcgatgacACTACCAATTCTGGCGGTGACAGTATGGCAGCTTCTGACAAGGAAAAATGGGAGCGCTTCTTCAGCCGTCTCAACGATGCCATTAGCGGAAAAATGAAGTTCGTCATTACTCTTGAGGATCCTATGGCCAACAGCTACGTTCAGGATCTGTGTGCTCCCGCCCCCGACCCTCAAATCACAACTGAAGAGTACACTCGTacggaagaggaggaggaggagctcggaCTGAAAGACATGAAGGTCGAGGGGTAcgagcaggagcagaaggaagagaagcccgCCGAGGAGGCTGATGaaaggaaatcatga